acagtataacaaagagagccatcatctttttcctatttcataagctttttctttcctgtttgtaaatttcaactggatgtgccctatactgtttcataataatataatgctggtgcaaaatacatcaatggtaatactctgggcatgtctaggaaaaaaaatgagatggagaaaaaccaagatgaatggtaggtatgccttaaagatcaacaggactttgctagtcctcagggaaggtggttccaaatatacttttccactgcaagcataatgacgtgttggaactgtggtctataaccaaagggtttataggaacgtgttatagatttcaccatttcatgctctccactctcctggagctacattctagccacaaacctggattttcttcttgtttagaaatgaattctaactaagcCGTCCCCGCCTAATTAGACTGgatgtgaagtattaatttatgtgctacttagttaaaaaaaaaaaaatgcttacctgcttgcttctagtgcagaggtttctttagaactttgtgaatttaagattttttcaatcttttcaactgatcaaataacttgtataagcatcaacacacacatctataaaaataaaaattaagcaaagaaaaaacgtcaccatctttactcttaatcatctttatttcccatgctaaatgcaggaaaatataagaccaaaagttaacttcaaatatatagggcatgctatattttgaatatttctatgaaacaaagaattctcaagaatgcaaatcttagttctagaataagcatacttccatattctattgcaagtttatagagaaaaaaaaaaaaaccctagactttgctttctcatattctatactcttatttcttcttttccccatcctgaatctttctattggcatttctttcctattttttaaaaagatttgtttatttgagagagaaagagactgcatgtgcacgtgcaggggaggggcagagggagagaaagaatctcgaGTACAcatcctgctgagcatagagctcaatgtggggctcaatctcatgaccctgagatcatgacctgagccaaaatcaagagtcggacgtttaaccaactgagccaccaggcgcccctccatttgttttcttttggccctttattcatgttttaactttggcttccGATCGTACTGACcctctcagtttacatgtgcatatacctatatggccaagcaccaaatcattaaagaccttttacactacaaatattatcaaagaggttgagggacattatgaaaactctcatccttaaagaacaaaaaaatacaaagtcatccattcaataaatagttcctGAACACCCCTGGGAGCTCGACATTCATTccgacagggggtgggggtggggggggcacgagaaaataaagcaagaaatacaccctgctctcataaagcttactgttttgtctggaagcgcatgacaagcattctttggacaaaagctgtgaggagatccagaggcgaattaaacagaaggtccctcaaacaggctttctccccactgagattttaacaaatatgctaataatacacatagaaaacatagtacagagcagcaggcgagagtcagaagcccagactcccaatgcccactgtgcccctacatcgttatgatcatgaatgacatcggggacacttgaaactggagatagcactaaggggcacactcccggggtgagccctcagatgtacagagccgttgcctgtctcacacacctgaaactaagccaaCATCACATGCTAACTACTGCGAAtcgaaaaaattaaagtgaacacgagaacataaagaacacaggatcagaaaataacaacaaacctacggcagaatcctgagtttgctttggaaagcccacttctcccctagtctctaatataggcctattttctttacagggccgctgacaatttatacagtcgttaactgtcaggcgctgcaccgacaacagttatcactgtttcttgttctggaaaaagtgggtgATCTTGAGATTGTGTGGGTACCTCTGaaattctgtcttattatttcaggTAGATAACATGACGTAATGCATAAAATGCACAtgcgtgagagctttgaaaaaaagctgaatagtgctgacaagttcgtggagaaaaggggagagggcttcaactggcatgcagcataagaaatctactggagggtacctttttcttccttatgtcctgTTGTTTACACATTAGTTCATCTACTGCCCGAATTCCTTCACTGACTGAtgacctgagactctttaaaagaataaaaaataaaacgtattacagacattgttttgtcacatcatcaagttcctacatctcattcaattccacagaacttaatacctgtgctccagtactatgcagatattgacaaaaaaaaaaaatgatataccagACATAGTTACTGTTGAGGGGACTCATGATCTGGGGGCATAATGACACGAAGGCAGGGTcgcatggccagaagaagaatgacacatatacagtgaaagttatggggatgagggggcttagaatggagaacagataatatgaagcaaagtacaggagagtctGGACATGCGACGGGGCTCAAATCggactctgaaagccatgtgtacacagctgccgaggtggggaggggatggggagcagatgtaagtgcacacacactcaggggcagggtcagacaggcacacagccatgtgcactgcaggcttccttctggagagaagcaaaaataggaatggagggccaacttcactgagatgaggtctttagattctgcatattttggagaatgagagaatgtcaaagcactgatgcatgatgatgaaatgtgggtatggaaataccaggaatcaagaatgaagaacagaagaccagaaaaaggcagagcacagaggtagagaaacatgtccagaagctaatgaataaagaggtaattaggaattagggccaaaacaaaggttaacagaaacaactagaatgaagtaggcatatcacaaaaattccacaggaaggtgaattaattcactccatcaacattatgaaacacctcctggacgtcagtatggtggcagcccacagggatacaatgaagacagatatagtcgtatccctcagaggtctgagaatctcacagaacagcttcagagtttggaccagaaaggcaggtcaggcctgtggctgagcaggaccaCAGTGGCCATAAAAACAGcccatggaaaagggaggggatacagtgatggcagggggtgaggtGGGACGGGAGCTGTGtgagtagagcaaatctgcctccagggagagaagagtgggaggccaaaggaaggctaggcttgggaaacaaTACCACTATGAGGCCCCgggaggaagaggcacaccaaggaggcagtgggagagccccacagTGGCTGGTGTGGAATCCAGCAGCGGACCACGAATATCCCTTCCATTCCaaggaaaagtacctttaacaagattttgtaaaattcaaatgagacataaaccatggaaagtattggctacctcaaggcacaactcaagatttttacctgtttcacgaactctttcctgcctgcccctcccctaggcttctcagcactgatatttccattactccgcatttttcttggttctaaccatgtactgtgtcttcccttaaattatgttctctttatattctctctaggatgcAGGCACTGTCTTAGAGGAGGGACACACGAGGCCACTCAAGctagaggagacacacaaggaaggatGGTGTCGTTTATGACAAGTTTACGACAGGGCATCGGAACGGACAGAGGCCGTAAGtcagggcaccagacacagacggggggggggggggggggggagacagggcagcagagttttctgttagaagtgatgccacaactgcccctccactgttcacccaggtggagttcctattcccaatggcttagaggtggggagtcccattcccacaacagagatttttctgagagaacatgcaaatgtaacatttattaagtattacattttatttatattatccttcagttccattagggattacacagtttttgtagatCAGCCCAGGAACCTAACCACACGTAGAttacgtggggtgggggggatatttacaagattacaaactgttaaaatacaagtgATTTGtaagttagaaaccacttacatatgaccaaagtggcattaataagttgaatttggaaatatgcttcctctcccctgacattttaaggttgtctactctgagaatatgtcttcttcaaatcgaacatgtttttttaggtttttagcatatgcaaaaacaaaatcatttacaactcttctgaaggtgaatattataatcatgaaccgttaaaatacaaccaccagtaccaccaaactaacagatgaaaagaattcttagagaaaagccaACGAGGACAACAGGCGTCACAGaagactgttttcattaattggggacttaccagaacttctcgtaactgtcccaaaggcacagaaagttcaCTGAGGGCTTTGTCCATGCCAACCTAAAGGCAAAACCAGGTTGGCACAAACTCATCACAATAAGGAGTAATAGTGACGTATCTATTTAACGATCAAAGCAGTAccagatttaagttatttttttgggcacaaccgtattttgctacataactagctaaacaacagaagtgttatttggccattaatgttgtccatagaatatgaaaaaaatctgttgaaatacatgaaactataaaaataagggaagtcatgagaaacgaaagtttccttaagaacaatttgcctttagatgacattttaaatgaatgtgaaaaattttcacagaaggtgaacagttctctgtctgtaattgatgatactcagccagctgaTGTGAAAGTCTGATGGGCTGCgtctctcttaaacattattataagccctgagaaaaatagaaattaaacagaagtaaaattttctaggtttttaatcctattgggatatttatcttagtggtatatttcccaaaagcaaatgtgcatcattaattttaatgcttcttgaaattcccacggagctgcaactttctgtgcttctctggacaaacagatttaaaacaaaatgaagcatcaacaaggagacttttctgccaagtaacaaaattcaacatttctaaatgGCTTTTACGaacaattgataagctcactgcaaatcattcttatatttttataaaaccaaactttttaaatgtcaatattggccaatgttccctcaacctagctctggctaacagatatacctgggagtaaattaaacattgtaagagtggtggacatttgctcctacaaattagtctaaatcaaggaagacttcagggtaatcacttagcaactaataaaacaaccccttgggtattattatcctttacttttcactgttgacgaatgaatttgaaacataatcaaactagagcaaccttaaatgaataaaaactaaaaccaaaaaatgtattccaaaaagtttagttcttttattaatgaaattggtaatttcttcaagtttctggtggggttggtggggtaatcaactgaaaggtttctaaaaactctgccctcttaataaatatgaaggagagagaaagtgtgtgtgtttgtgtgtaggacttgtgaatttcaggtttaccaagtttgtggaaaggttgacaaaatctgcataatccttgttgatgagctcgaccatggctattttaagaagtttatagtagagttcctgatctcctcttagttcctccagctggacacgcttcctacagtcagacacaaagtgatcgacgtcgaaatcttcctgaaaatcaaaccagaaagaaaaaatgattgcactgataccacattttacatagaaaaataagatcagagaaagaataagaggccgtattactgcaggggaacacacacaggacatcagggggtctgctcccttcctaagattatgggaaagggggcccctcaccaagaccattctctcctgttgcctaactctacaggcattttatttcttttaattatacatttcaaagaggctcttctcaaaatagaaacagctttttcttcttaattttaaaagtaacaaatgctcactgtcaaactttcaacTAACCAAGAAATACTTacgtaagagagaaaaaaaaaaatcacccactctctaatgctctgcagttaagcactgttaatgtttatttttcttcgcTATTTAACACAGCGATTCACATCAttccagactttgttttggtctttctctttacttttttgttttttttaagattttatttatttgagagagagagagacggagagaacaagtgggaggaggggcagagggagaagccggctctctgctgagctgggagcctgatgccagggttcattccaagaccctgaaatcaagatctcaaccaaaggcagacgcttaactgactgagccacccaggtgccatagtctttctctttaaaatataaattacttttggggtgcctggctggttcagtgggttaaggcctctgtcgttagctcaggtcatgatcccagggttatgggttcaagcccgcattgggctttctgctcagcagggagcctacttccctgtctctctctctgcctgcctctctgcctacttgtgatctctgtctaataaataaataatttttaaaaaaataaaaaatcaattactttttaaagaaactgacatataatggacacatgttagtttcaggcgtacaacataaaaattccatatttttatctgttgtgaaatgatcaccctaagactagtttacatccatcaccaaacatacacatttttttcttgtgctaagaactcttaagctttagcaactttaaatatataataatatatggcacctgggtagctcagtgagttaaggcctctgccttcggctcaggtcatgattccaggatccttggatcgagccccacatcaggctctctcctcagcaaggagcctgtttcctcctctctctctgcctgcctctcttcctacttgtgatctctgtcaaataaataaataaaatcttaaatatatatatataatatactatgcagccatcaaaagaaatgaaatcttgccatgtgcaatgacgtggatggaactagagggtatgctgagtgaaataatcagagaaagacaattatcatacaatctcccttatatgaggaatttgagaggcaaagtgggggttgtgggggtagggaaggaaaaatgaaacaagattggattcggaggggggcacctgggtggctcagtgggttaaagactctgcctttggctcaggttatgatcacagggtcctagaatcgaggccacatcgggctctctgctcaatggggatcctacttcctcctctctctctgcctgcctctctgcctacttgtgatttctgtctgtccaataaataaataaaatcttaaaaaaaaaagattggattgggagggagacaaaccataagagactcttaatctcacaaaacaaactgagggttgctggggggaggggtgtagggagagggtggttgggttgtggacattggggcaGGTATGTACTACGGTGAGTGCtaggaagtgtgtaagcctgacaattcacagacctgtaaccctggggctaataatacatatttctaataaaaaataataaactaaatatataataatacacagtattatttattaCAGTCACTATGAtatacattacatccccaaggcttatcttattaactggaagtttataccactggaccccttcatctatttcctctacaacctcgcctctggcaaccaccaatctgttctctatgacttcattttgttttgttttttagattccacatgtgagggagatcatacagtatttctctttctctgtctgacttatttcactcagcacaatatcctcaaggtccatccatgttgttgcaaatggcaagacttccttctttttatggttgagtaatattccatcgtatgcacacacattttctttatccattcaccccgttggtggacactttagttatttccaagtcttggttgttgtaaatactgtGATACTCACTACCGTGAGTGTGAGTCTTGCTGGCCGCtagagccaggtgatctagaggtatacctgggtagcaactgcaaaccttggggcatcatacgagcattcaagctcctttccaggagataccagaaagcagaagcgaggTAGAGGGACAGCACAAAGATGGtacccatcagctccatctttggagaataccttactaggctcccagatccatgttaaattagatgcctgcccctcagggctttaagataagcaaatgagcctctttcacagaaatctgaacccatttcagtctgctgcttctgtgctgagttccagggtgggtcAGTCTACTCACACGACTGCTTTAagaactgtttctcagtttgctatagccctgtgggtctcatgggtgcaagctctgatggctttcaaagctggatGTTTTGGGGTCTTGTCTCTTAGATGTACGTCTTAGAAGTTGGGGTGCCggaagtggggctcaaaccctttgctcctcagggagtaGCCTGGGGTTTTGagtaccctcccaatcccaggtcactgtaccaggggtggggtttatggcaagactgattcttacttcaacataggtttttttccttactcacctaatgtgtaggagtcactcagctaattgtagggttttttccatcttgaatggaaaccccagaccttctctatgtatgcgtgtacacacacatatgtttacacacacacacacacacacacacacacacacacaaatattcatgctcttctaaactatttcccagctaggggcacctaggtggctcagtgggttaagcctctgccttcggctcaggtcatatctcagggtcctgagatcaagcctcacatcaggctctctgctttcccccctctctctgcctgtctctctgcctccttgtgacctctctctctctctgtcaaataaataaataaaatcttaaaaaaagaataaaaaaataaaaaataaaaacccattctattaaaaaaatttcccatctaaaaatataacttgaatgtctttacataaaacacatacatttctattaatatacACACTAGTGACCAAAttagcctggacctttctctcctgagaccatctcagaccttacatcatagttatgtagtacatcacgggagggggtctcggttcataatcctggccatcctactcaccaactgtagacctttaggtcgatcactttccctgcctcagttacacattgttgaagttcttgaacttcatgatggcattctaaatggtataactggggtgcctatgtggctcagttggttaagcatctgcctttggctcaggtcatgatcccagtctcttgggtttgagttccacatcaggcgctctgctgagcaaggagcctg
This region of Mustela lutreola isolate mMusLut2 chromosome 15, mMusLut2.pri, whole genome shotgun sequence genomic DNA includes:
- the LOC131815721 gene encoding conserved oligomeric Golgi complex subunit 2-like isoform X3; this translates as MEISKMNLPKGPDTLCFDKDEFMKEDFDVDHFVSDCRKRVQLEELRGDQELYYKLLKIAMVELINKDYADFVNLSTNLVGMDKALSELSVPLGQLREVLEEEIRTQTVQTEGQSFEDRVENTAICKPRRDV
- the LOC131815721 gene encoding conserved oligomeric Golgi complex subunit 2-like isoform X1 produces the protein MEISKMNLPKGPDTLCFDKDEFMKEDFDVDHFVSDCRKRVQLEELRGDQELYYKLLKIAMVELINKDYADFVNLSTNLVGMDKALSELSVPLGQLREVLSLRSSVSEGIRAVDELMCKQQDIRKKKVPSSRFLMLHAS
- the LOC131815721 gene encoding conserved oligomeric Golgi complex subunit 2-like isoform X2 codes for the protein MEISKMNLPKGPDTLCFDKDEFMKEDFDVDHFVSDCRKRVQLEELRGDQELYYKLLKIAMVELINKDYADFVNLSTNLVGMDKALSELSVPLGQLREVLSLRSSVSEGIRAVDELMCKQQDIRKKKMCVLMLIQVI